The stretch of DNA GCCGATTACGGTGGCACGGTCTTCGAAGTGGCCGACACTGCTCTTCCCTTCTGGCGTACAACCCAAAGGCCGAAAGCCGACCATCGGCAAAGGCTTGGCGTCGCCCTAAAGGGCGGCGGCAAGTGCCGCGCCTAGTGGATGATCTTGGAAGATCATGGATGGATTTTGCGAATCGCCAGCAAACCCGCGCCGTTGCTGGGTTTTTAAGATTTGGGCGGGGAACGTTACCGTGGGGATTGGGGAACGTTACCGTGGGGGTGGGGGAACGTTACCGTGGGGGTGGGGAACGTTACTCCGGGAGCCTTCGGCCTGCTAATTTCCCATTTCCCTTTGGCGTACTCGCTCACTGTCCAGCCCACGGCGGCAAGCTCGGCAAGTGCCTTGCGGGCGGTCTGGCGGCGCTTTTTCATTGCTTCATCGTTGGCCGCATCTGGCCATACATAGCCGCACAGAGTGTCGATTTCAGCCTTGCCAGCCTTGCCGGGGTCAATCCAGCCGCACAGCCGCTGATGTAGCAGTCGTGTTGGGTCGGCCTGTAACGCTCGCACCTCGTCCATGTTGATGCGGACATGTTGCCCGCAGCCCATTACAGCTTGGGCAAGCAGGGGGTTTAGGGCCACATACAGCTTTCCATCCTGCTCATCACTGGCGTACTCGGACAGCAGGCGGAAGCCCTGCCGCTTCCTGCCGTTCTGGGCGATGATGGATACCTTCCAAAGCCGTTCGATGCACTCCCGTACCGGCTTGGTGTCGTCGGGGTTGGCGTAGCCGATTTCGCGGGCTAACGCCCGATAACTGCCCTTGACCACCATTGCATCTTGCTGGACAGCTTCCCACTTCGGTTCAAGGAATAGCCGGAGTTGTCGCCCGCCTTCGGTTCGCGGTTCAGGTGACAGCACAATGCCACTCGGCCCCGCCATTGCCACCAGTCCTTGCAGGATGCGGAGATCATCAGCACCTAGCGGCTCTGGGCCGCTGAACTCGATGCGCTTGCCGTCGCCGTAGTCATGCACCACGTCCAGCTTGCCGCGTTTGCGTTCGCCACGCTGAAGGCTGCGGAAAAGTCCGCGGGCAAGGCAATGCGCAGGGTCGTGCCGTGCGTGGGTCAGGTCATGCTTGCTCACGTTTTCCCCCTTTCTTTCCTGCGCCATTGCTGGCGGCATCTTGTAGTTCGACGGGCAGCAACACCCCGCCGCTGTGCCGCTGATACCAACGGTCTAGCGGGGTCGCGTCGTAGTTTTGTTTGCTCACACCAAAGCGGACAAAGAGACCGCGCCGGTCGTTGCCGATGGGCGAACGATCAAAGCCCCGGTCACTCATGCGCTCGGCTTCCTGCTCTGTCATCTTGGCGACGTAGCCGCACCAGCGGGCGTTGTCGATCAGGGCCGATGCTCCCCGCGCTGCCTGTTGCTGGTCAGTCTGCCCTTCACGGACGCTTCCCTTGCTGACATGGTGCAGGTAGAGCACGGATGCGCCCGTAGTAGCCGCAA from Bordetella sp. FB-8 encodes:
- the repC gene encoding replication protein C, IncQ-type, translated to MAQERKGENVSKHDLTHARHDPAHCLARGLFRSLQRGERKRGKLDVVHDYGDGKRIEFSGPEPLGADDLRILQGLVAMAGPSGIVLSPEPRTEGGRQLRLFLEPKWEAVQQDAMVVKGSYRALAREIGYANPDDTKPVRECIERLWKVSIIAQNGRKRQGFRLLSEYASDEQDGKLYVALNPLLAQAVMGCGQHVRINMDEVRALQADPTRLLHQRLCGWIDPGKAGKAEIDTLCGYVWPDAANDEAMKKRRQTARKALAELAAVGWTVSEYAKGKWEISRPKAPGVTFPTPTVTFPHPHGNVPQSPR